The DNA segment AATATGAAGACTCCACATTAAGAGAgttgttattataattataacgCACTGCCGTACTATACGCAGCATGACCTGCTTTAACACAGATGTCATCAGGATTGTCCTTCAAGAAAAATGGTAGATATTTTCCAAAATCATGCTGACTCGGTCGTTGGAAATGATTTTTGGTTATATTGCATTTCGTACAGGAAGTATCTAAAAAGATgtcaaatttatgtttaagtcaaacttaaataataagaattatattttaaaaaaataatttacctGTATGCGGACAGAAGCTCCCATTGTCCGAATTATACTTGCAACAAGATGAAGAGAAAGACCAATCAAAATAATCGTCCATCCAACTTGATGCAGGACGAGCAATATAAGTTAAGTTTGACCTTCGGCTGGCCAAATATATCTGTGTTAAAACACTGTCATCATTGCAATATCGTCCAGAGCATACCAAGTTCTGATTGGAACTATTTGCAAAATCAATATCCCCcttaagtacaaaatatacggGGGGACCAATATTAAGGTGTTCATTTAGAGattgaaaataatgcaaaacaaaactatcTTCGGGCATTGCCAGTTCCTGATCAAGACCTATATCAATTTTTGGAACAATAGCTATGCTAACACAGAGCCAggcaaaaaatataatcattATAAACGCCCTCACAGTCTTTTTCATCAGAAATGGAACATAGGCACctctaaaaaatttatataaaagacCTTCATTTGTGTACATATTGTCTGATTTCTTACATTTCACAAAACAACATATATCTAGAcgattttcttcttttcgttTTATATCTAAAGTGAACAATCCAACAAAACACGtgatttgcaaaataaaatcaattagtAGAGCTACTCCCGCATACAACGCAAATGCCTTTACCGCTGGCATATCAGATAGACCACCAAGAAAGAAGCAACAGCTTTCACTTATAGATGTCAAAAGCATGCTTGGACCTACGCGACCTAGGACACGTCCTACCTGTTGTTCCGTTGTCTCATTAGTTCTGCGCTGATCTCTTTGATAAGTCTGCacaagaataaatatattatcaaCTCCGACGGCCAGCACCAAAAATGGTATTACTTCAACAATAATTAGAGTTGCTGGTAAGCCTATGTATCCAAATACTCCAACAGATGAAGATACGGACGCCAAGACAATAATAACCCCGCCTATACCCAGAGTTATCTTACTATCAATTAGAGATCTTTTAAGCTCTTGGACATGTCCTAGAGATATTGCTATGTAAATGAACATGATAATATATGATACTAAAATGGTTAATACGTCTGACTGCGATTCTCTATTCAATTCATCCTCAATAGATCGCTCGCTCGTGAATGCAATGTCCATTGATTCACTCTTGTTATTCCTAATATAGTTAATCATAAACTCAACAAAGTACTTTTCCCATTCCAATGCTTGAACTAACTGGCTTCTATCATGATGATTTTTaaccaaaaatgttaaaattatcGCATCAGCAAGCTCATATTTAGTGCTCCCTGTTAGCTGATCACCAGGTTTTAAGAAGCCGCCTAAAGCAATAGCAGGATCCACGGGTCCACCGTAAGCAGCTAAACACAAGTATGGATTGCTCATGCACTGGTACATTTCATCTAAGTAGGTAACCTGAAAATGTACAAACATGTTTAAGGAATACACAAATTTTGTCAATTCTTACATTATATCCATTATCCTCATCTTGATCATTTAATCTATCTCTATCATCATTAAAATAACCCCATATAGATTGCACAACACAATCAGACGGCATAACAGTACTGTCTTCATCCTTCAGGGGTGCAAagcatatattatttaaggaTGTACCACTTGCGTTGAGATTCTGTATTTGTTCTTGCAAGTCCAAGACGTTAAGAAGAAAATTCTTATCAAAAATTGGACCAAACTTGATTGGTCCATTTGAAGTGTTGTGAATAATATATGGCAAATCCACGGCTTTGATTATAACCTAAAATTACATAGGTTAAGTGATATACactatgaaattatattttttttactcacTTGTTCTATTCTATAAAAAGGTTCAAACTTTGAATCGAAGAATTCTCTTTCCATTCTCGACTTGGAAGAAGGTGATGCCCAAAGTTTGACAGGATCCGTTGTTATTTGTACAAACGTTATACCATATCCAAGAACTGCTACTACTACCACGCCTCCAAGCAAAGTAATCCACGGATAACTTGCAAAAAAAGTACCCCATCTTGTAAAAAAGTT comes from the Drosophila sulfurigaster albostrigata strain 15112-1811.04 chromosome 2L, ASM2355843v2, whole genome shotgun sequence genome and includes:
- the LOC133845537 gene encoding NPC intracellular cholesterol transporter 1, whose amino-acid sequence is MIVLQSTSPGVKIFIVVLLSLIELSKQDCVWYGVCNTDSLNHHQYCPYNGTAKPMSDEGLKLIKERCGFLLENNEKNFCCDTDQMKILNDNVKLAAAILDRCPSCMVNLVRHICEFTCSPVQSEFAKIVSTEINNGVAYITSLDLHITEEYVNKTYKSCSQVSVPQTGQLALDLMCGSYPASRCSPTKWFTFMGDKHINVYAPFQITYKQSPTNSSMDGFTPLNPKTTPCNKAINSELPACSCSDCDLSCPLAPDEPITPPQFKIAGFDAFAVIMTVVFSVGSLVFLMGSFLFTKDSINDDDFHIGNDGVTDDSMYKQEPRYFEKLGARTEFFLENFFTRWGTFFASYPWITLLGGVVVVAVLGYGITFVQITTDPVKLWASPSSKSRMEREFFDSKFEPFYRIEQVIIKAVDLPYIIHNTSNGPIKFGPIFDKNFLLNVLDLQEQIQNLNASGTSLNNICFAPLKDEDSTVMPSDCVVQSIWGYFNDDRDRLNDQDEDNGYNVTYLDEMYQCMSNPYLCLAAYGGPVDPAIALGGFLKPGDQLTGSTKYELADAIILTFLVKNHHDRSQLVQALEWEKYFVEFMINYIRNNKSESMDIAFTSERSIEDELNRESQSDVLTILVSYIIMFIYIAISLGHVQELKRSLIDSKITLGIGGVIIVLASVSSSVGVFGYIGLPATLIIVEVIPFLVLAVGVDNIFILVQTYQRDQRRTNETTEQQVGRVLGRVGPSMLLTSISESCCFFLGGLSDMPAVKAFALYAGVALLIDFILQITCFVGLFTLDIKRKEENRLDICCFVKCKKSDNMYTNEGLLYKFFRGAYVPFLMKKTVRAFIMIIFFAWLCVSIAIVPKIDIGLDQELAMPEDSFVLHYFQSLNEHLNIGPPVYFVLKGDIDFANSSNQNLVCSGRYCNDDSVLTQIYLASRRSNLTYIARPASSWMDDYFDWSFSSSCCKYNSDNGSFCPHTDTSCTKCNITKNHFQRPSQHDFGKYLPFFLKDNPDDICVKAGHAAYSTAVRYNYNNNSLNVESSYFMAYHSILKTSSDYFLALESARKISANITQMLQHNLISDGLPMDLALQVEVFPYSVFYVFYEQYLTMWSDTLQSMGISILSIFIVTFILMGFDIHSALVVIITITMIVVNLGGLMYYWNISLNAVSLVNLVMAVGISVEFCSHLVHSFALSKELTQVTRAADSLSKMGSSIFSGITLTKFAGILVLAFAKSQIFQVFYFRMYFGIVVIGATHGLIFLPVLLSYIGAPQNNARLESHHQDNGEQETSLSGVR